In Chiloscyllium punctatum isolate Juve2018m chromosome 8, sChiPun1.3, whole genome shotgun sequence, a single window of DNA contains:
- the LOC140480922 gene encoding uncharacterized protein, translating into MAGTAVDSLELAKASTEVATAVVAVRNAMSVVESLGKFASAAGAVGAIFGVAAAIVKLAMGNVESEELRYMKEQFQIVRNQLDVISGQIQQVLQAIEQSTVNNQYFPLEENLKNQFRKYMDILNANPEYRENEKEEFLTHFNETKGDQNLHTLYDAVMGYSAIFGKPILETAMQYDQRNRRLMEGLCCRLKELFCIGLIALVGHSAITGTDVEALKREWNEKMGKLENKMKSMIDKCINEFAEQAEIDVEKMIIEKGGRNNCECVSYILNGLSKKYDWVKWSVRVYNSVSGFDNHCVIGPNYFHFFRRNGVNAVVSYAIDPKPINESSIKQLMEGKDGWSDARKVAEHVDNNLPSGYVVHVVRRFKGLWYHSNFPASCHFWENYSGVTLCVHST; encoded by the coding sequence ATGGCAGGAACAGCAGTAGATTCCCTGGAACTGGCAAAAGCCAGCACTGAGGTTGCAACTGCAGTGGTTGCAGTGAGAAATGCGATGTCAGTTGTTGAGAGTTTAGGAAAATTCGCCTCTGCTGCTGGAGCGGTAGGAGCCATCTTTGGGGTAGCAGCAGCAATTGTTAAACTTGCTATGGGtaatgtggagagtgaggagctgagataTATGAAGGAGCAGTTCCAGATAGTCAGGAACCAGCTGGATGTCATTTCAGGTCAGATTCAGCAAGTGCTTCAGGCTATCGAACAAAGTACAGTTAATAATCAGTACTTCCCCCTTGAGGAGAATCTGAAAAACCAATTCAGGAAGTACATGGACATCCTGAACGCAAATCCGGAATACCGGGAGAATGAGAAAGAAGAATTCCTCACACACTTCAATGAGACTAAAGGTGACCAGAACCTTCACACTCTCTATGATGCAGTGATGGGGTATTCTGCCATCTTTGGCAAACCCATTCTGGAAACTGCCATGCAATATGACCAGAGGAACCGGCGTCTGATGGAGGGGCTCTGCTGCCGCCTCAAAGAGCTCTTCTGTATTGGTCTGATTGCCCTGGTGGGTCACTCTGCTATCACTGGGACCGATGTAGAGGCATTAAAGAGAGAGTGGAATGAGAAAATGGGCAAATTAGAGAATAAAATGAAATCCATGATAGATAAGTGCATCAATGAGTTTGCTGAGCAGGCAGAAATAGATGTTGAGAAAATGATAATTGAAAAGGGTGGAAGAAATAACTGTGAATGTGTAAGTTACATTCTCAATGGTTTATCAAAGAAATATGACTGGGTTAAATGGTCTGTACGGGTCTATAACTCTGTCAGTGGCTTCGACAATCACTGTGTCATTGGCCCCAATTATTTTCACTTTTTCAGACGCAATGGGGTTAATGCTGTTGTCTCCTATGCAATTGATCCAAAACCAATTAATGAAAGTTCCATAAAGCAGTTAATGGAGGGGAAAGATGGCTGGTCTGATGCAAGAAAAGTTGCAGAACATGTGGACAATAACCTTCCCTCTGGGTATGTTGTCCATGTAGTGAGACGCTTCAAGGGTCTGTGGTACCACAGTAACTTTCCTGCAAGTTGTCATTTCTGGGAAAATTACTCAGGTGTCACCCTGTGTGTCCACTCCACATAA